In a single window of the Zonotrichia albicollis isolate bZonAlb1 chromosome 23, bZonAlb1.hap1, whole genome shotgun sequence genome:
- the LOC113460441 gene encoding feather keratin 1-like: MSCYPRCQPCQPCGPTPLGSSCNEPCVRQCQDSTVFIQPSPVVVTLPGPILSSFPQNTAVGSSSSAAVGSILSSQGVPISSGGFGLSGLGSGICGLPC, from the coding sequence atgTCCTGCTACCcccggtgccagccctgccagccctgtgggccCACCccgctgggcagcagctgcaatgaGCCCtgtgtcaggcagtgccaggactCCACCGTGTTCATCCAGCCCTCGCCCGTGGtggtgaccctgcctgggcccatcctcagctccttcccccagaaCACCGCCGTGGgatcctccagctctgctgctgttggcaGCATCCTCAGCTCTCAGGgagtgcccatcagctctgggggcttTGGCCTCTctggcctgggcagtggcatCTGTGGCCTCCCCTGCTGA